One Mycolicibacterium sp. ND9-15 genomic window, TCAATACCGAAGTGGTCCAACAGTTCTGGGACGAAGTGCAGCCCGTCGGCTTCGGTCAACCGATAGCCGATCGCGTCTACGGCATGGTCAAGGCGCTGGGTCTCGAGCACGCCGAACGACTCTCGGGCGACGGGCCCGTCAGCGGTTACCGGAACTTCGCGCACGTCGGCGCGTTCGTGAAAGATACTGGCATGGCGCAGCCTCGCGAAGTAGTCGCTGCCCGATGCCGGGAAGTAGGCGTGAACGGGGTGTTGTACGTCGTCAAGCGAAAGCCACTGCAGCACACCCGGCACGCCCAGACAGTGGTCGCCGTGAAAGTGCGTCAGGCACAGCCGGGTCAGCCGACTCGATGCGACGCCGGCCAGCCGCAGTTGCCGCTGCGTGCCCTCCCCCGGATCGAAGAGCAGCCCCTCGCCGTCCCAGAGCAGGAGATAGCCGTTGTGGTTGCGACGTCTGGTCGGCACCTGGCTGGCGGTACCGAGGACGATCAACTCACGCATCGACACACAACGAGACTAAGCCGGGTCACGGATACTTACGCAGATCGGCAAGCGAGTTCCGCAAGCCGCCGTCCATGCGGATCTGGATACCGGCCACCGCCAACATCACCGCGGCGGTCACCAGGTGCACCACCGCGTCGGTGATGTTGTTGGGGAACGTGAAAAC contains:
- a CDS encoding ribonuclease Z produces the protein MSMRELIVLGTASQVPTRRRNHNGYLLLWDGEGLLFDPGEGTQRQLRLAGVASSRLTRLCLTHFHGDHCLGVPGVLQWLSLDDVQHPVHAYFPASGSDYFARLRHASIFHERADVREVPVTADGPVARESFGVLETQRLDHAVDAIGYRLTEADGLHFVPELLDHFGIEGEAVGDLHRSGSIRVGDRTIGLAEVTTTRPGQKFAFVMDTRLCDGVYALADGADMLVIEATFLTEDAELADRYGHLTARQAGQVAAECNVRRLVLTHFSQRYTDTVRHREEAVEQFGGDVVVAEDLMCIAVPKRR